ccgggaccttcttgtagcgtttaacaaaaatatcagatttcaatgcttttttagtcggtggagggggaggcatgtcctcatttccgccggtgctagacgaAATACGaaaatgagatctatcatcattgttgtccgagtccgatgATATTgcacgtcgtactcgtcatcttgttgttgggaactaccaccgcccctcccccaccttgatgcgtttcagcgagtagcatggtcatcctatgatcttcttctatctataaatattatataagtagaagttttaattaggaacacaaaaaaaaattaaaaaactcaatcttttgaaattatgaattataaaaataatttgtttttagaacttacttgcatgcattcagccgccactcgggaaacctcttccaaaacttctcgacgactaggtcgctttGATCTTTGGagacgactactttgatcttgggcaattcctttgccccgatcaccacgtcccggtccaccacgagaagaagacataatgcaaaatgaaagtagtatggaatattgagtattgaataaatggtaaattacgaacacaacaacaaatatactagtaaacaacttgagcagtTATAGAGAATGaggatagagaatagagaaattcagattgagaaggaaatccttgttaacacaagaatgaggtgagtaaaaatgatgggggaagtggggtatttataggagtaaaattggaagaaaaaaaaaattcaaatttcaaatttcggcGGTTTAggactgaaccggcggttcagtccacggtttctgacgaaaaccgccggtttctggccgaaaaccggcgggttctgaccggttttcaggcctatacgCTGCCACCTGAAAAGGTGCTGAACTGTCGGAAATCGGTGGTTTAcatcagaaaccgccggtttctgacgtaAATCGCcggtttttctgcacacctagcTTGAAAACCTACGCCCTAGCCGGAATCCTACCGTTGGAACCGCTGAACCGGTGGTTCAAACcggcgaaccggcggttttgaacctgaaccggcccgcttgaaccgccgAACTGCCATCCATTACGAACCGCCGGCGacagttccggttccggtttgtgaaccggcggttccgaaccaccggttaaccggcggtcaacttcggtttgtgcatgtctagTTTTGGTGAATCTCCCAAATCTGTAATTGAAAAAACACGGATACGATTCTTAAATTAAATCTTCTCTCTTTTCCCAAATATTTCTTTCCCTCCTTTTTCTCTTAACGTCCAAATGGAAACAGGAGAATCTCTCCATCTTCTTTCTTTTCAGCTCGacactttttaattttctttcttctctGCGGACATATTTTAAGTTTTACTCACATGCTTGTTTGTTCTCTcatgtatgaattttttttctcagGAATGTGATTCTTTTGATTCatctaaataatttttatttctaaagCTTTGTTGGGATGTATGGTTTACCTTTATGAATATAATGTCAGTTTTGCTTGTTATTGAGCTTGCCTATATATGGAGTGAACCCTGATACTTTTCCATCAAATTCTAAGAGAAATAGTGAGATAAGCTAGAAAAGGTTAGAATTTTATGTTTAAATTGAAGTAGTAAAAGTGACCCTCACATGTGTAATCGTTGATGTTAATCTGCATAAACATTTCACCTTATATTTCATCTGatatttctctattttattgGCGTCAACAGATTCGCACTATAATTATGTAAGCAATGAATTTGAGCTCAATTCTGATTTCAAGCCTAGAATTGGTATGGAATATGATAGCTTAGATGTTGCTTGGATGTTTTGGGTTCAATATGGAGGGAAAGTTGGATTCGGAGTTCGGAAACATTATTTCAACAAAAGCAAAAAAACTAGTCAAATAACATCATACAAATATGTTTGTTGTAAGGAAGGTGTGCATAAAGAAGACAAAAGAGATTCTTTGACGGTCAATCCTCGACTTGAGACTCGAACAAATTGTAAAGTAAGATTGGGGGTTACTTATGTGAATGGTATGTACAAAGTGAAGGAGTTTAAAGAATAGCATAATCATCCCCTCCATCTTCCGGAGACAGTACATATGTTATCTTCTCAGTGGCGCATTACGGAAGTTCAAGCACATGAGAATGATTTAGCAGATGATGTTGGGCTCAATCAGAAATCATCTTTTGATTTGATGACCAGACAAGCCGGGGTAAGAGATGGAATTGGTTACACTATCTTAGACGCTAAGAATTATCTTCGATCTAAGAGACAAAGAAGCATGGTATATGATGAAGCCGATGGTCTAATGAGGTACTTTCAAGATCAGTTATCTAAAAATCCATCATTTTACCATGTGAACCAAATGGATGTGGAAGAGCAGATAACTAATGTTTTTTTGGGCAGGTGCAAGAATGCTGATTGATTATGAGTACTTTGGCGATGTTGTGTCATTGGATACCACATATTGTACAAATCGTGATAATAGACCACTTGCTGTATTCTCAGGTTTCAATCATCATAGAAGAGTTGTCATATTTGGTGCATCACTTTTGTATGATAAAACAATAGCATCATTTAAATGGTTGTTTGAAACTTTTTTGGAGGTACACAAACATAAAAGGCATCTCACTGTCTTCACCGACCAAGATCTAGCTATGGCAAAAGCCTTGCATGAGGTAATGCCAGAGACATTTCACGGGTTATGCACTTGGCATTTAATGCAAAATGGAATCAAGCATCTGGGAAACCTCATGAAGGAAGGATCGTATTTCTTGATAGATTTTAAGAGGTGTATGTTTGGCTTTGAGGATGAAATCAAGTTTGAAGAGGCTTGGAGCAACTTATTGACACAATATAATCTTCAAGACAGCACATGGTTGAAGCAACTATATAGTGTAAAGGCAAAATGGGCACGATGCTATATAAAAGCCTTCACGATTGGTATGAGAAGCACGCAACTTAGTGAGAGTGTCAATTCTAGCATCAAGAATTGTACGATGCCCAATTTAAACATTGCtcaattttttaagaattttgaGCGGGTTGTAGAGGATAAAGATATAGTGAACTAAAGTGTGACTTTGAGGCACGCCAAAAGTTACCCAGATTGAGGTTAGAGAGCTCTCCTATGTTACGTCAGCTTTCTAAGATCTATACTCTATCAGTGTTTGATCTATTCCAAAATGAGTTTGACTTATTTGCAGCTGCATATATAATGCATAAAGATGGAAGGAGATCATTATTTGAATATGTTATTGGGCTAATTGATCATGATAGGGAATGGAGGGTGACCTATGATCCCAATACTAAGATGATTCACTGTAGTTGTCGAACGTTTGAGATGGTTGGATTAATATGTTGTCATTTTGTGAAAGTGTTTGATGTGCTAGATGTGAAGTTGCTTCCAGAGACTTATATTCTTAAGAATTGGACTAAAGAAGCTAGAAGTGGTGTAGTACGTGACTATACAGGCAATGTAGTTGAAGAAGATTCTAAATTACAATGTACTGAGTGGTATCAGAGACTATGTCAAATGCTTATAAGGTTGGCTAATGAAGCTTCTGTCCATCAATCCACTTTCTCCTTAGTGCATGAAACAATGCATGATCTATATAAAAAGGTGATGGAAATCCGTTCAAGAGATTAGGATCAACAAAACATTAACAATGTGAATATCTCTTCAAATATCTCTTCTATAGTAGCATCAAAAGGATTTAACAAGAAAATTGGTGCAAAAGGTTCGAGACGATTGAAGAGTTGGGTAGAACTTCAACCAAAACGAAGAAAAATAATACAGGTATGTATACAAATTATACCTttatatatttggaaaataagtTAATTAAATATACATTTTAATATAACTATAGGATGGAGCACGAGGTACGTTGTGTGTTTCTTGTCCAGCAGTTACAGCACCTCATGCGTGCCCCGATAGGACTACAGTTACAACACCTCAAGCATGCCCCGAAAGGACTACAAATCATTTGAGTTTCACAGAATTGTTACTGGTATAAT
This sequence is a window from Salvia splendens isolate huo1 chromosome 5, SspV2, whole genome shotgun sequence. Protein-coding genes within it:
- the LOC121804143 gene encoding protein FAR1-RELATED SEQUENCE 5-like; this translates as MLSSQWRITEVQAHENDLADDVGLNQKSSFDLMTRQAGVRDGIGYTILDAKNYLRSKRQRSMVYDEADGARMLIDYEYFGDVVSLDTTYCTNRDNRPLAVFSGFNHHRRVVIFGASLLYDKTIASFKWLFETFLEVHKHKRHLTVFTDQDLAMAKALHEVMPETFHGLCTWHLMQNGIKHLGNLMKEGSYFLIDFKRCMFGFEDEIKFEEAWSNLLTQYNLQDSTWLKQLYSVKAKWARCYIKAFTIAAYIMHKDGRRSLFEYVIGLIDHDREWRVTYDPNTKMIHCSCRTFEMVGLICCHFVKVFDVLDVKLLPETYILKNWTKEARSGVVRDYTGNVVEEDSKLQCTEWYQRLCQMLIRLANEASVHQSTFSLVHETMHDLYKKVMEIRSRD